In the Devosia sp. SL43 genome, one interval contains:
- a CDS encoding diguanylate cyclase domain-containing protein, translating into MTDTLIAKETADSFWARVRAALVGSRPAPNDRPPAYGQAAIARSLGMKPRLGARIEEELVAGWNHAAARRVSMSLLVVEIDRMADYFAAYGKADTDDCVLAVMRAVTDKLPRPGDTCLRLGRATFVIVLSDLPMLMARACATKIADAVRELNLPHKESHAGIVTVSTGLAVGNPQGGYDKKFFETAAEALKKAQRKGLGRIEAVDLRPAQERKRKAA; encoded by the coding sequence ATGACCGACACCCTTATCGCCAAAGAGACTGCCGACTCGTTCTGGGCACGCGTTCGCGCGGCGCTGGTCGGGTCGCGACCCGCGCCGAACGATCGGCCGCCCGCCTATGGCCAGGCGGCGATTGCCCGTTCGCTTGGCATGAAGCCGCGGCTGGGCGCACGGATCGAGGAAGAGCTTGTCGCCGGCTGGAATCACGCCGCGGCTCGGCGGGTATCGATGAGCCTGCTGGTGGTCGAGATCGACCGGATGGCAGATTATTTTGCCGCCTATGGCAAGGCCGATACCGACGACTGTGTTCTGGCAGTGATGCGGGCAGTGACCGACAAGCTGCCGCGGCCGGGCGATACCTGCCTGCGACTGGGGCGCGCCACCTTTGTGATCGTGCTGTCCGATCTGCCGATGCTGATGGCCCGCGCCTGCGCGACCAAGATCGCCGATGCGGTGCGCGAACTGAACCTGCCGCACAAGGAAAGTCATGCCGGCATCGTGACCGTGAGTACCGGTCTGGCGGTGGGCAACCCGCAGGGCGGCTATGACAAGAAGTTCTTCGAAACGGCGGCCGAAGCGCTGAAGAAGGCGCAGCGCAAGGGGCTGGGCCGGATCGAGGCAGTGGACCTGCGTCCGGCGCAGGAGCGCAAGCGGAAGGCGGCTTGA
- a CDS encoding Hsp70 family protein, which translates to MTLACGLDFGTSNSTMGRVGADGIPQLLALEDGKQTIPSVLFFGFEDDAIHFGREAVAEYVTGADGRLMRSLKSVLGTALIGDSTRVRARSYGFIEILGIFIAEVKRRAEAELGEAVDTVVCGRPVHFVDDDPVADAEAQKQLEGAVRAQGFAHVDFQFEPIAAALDYERQVNSERLALIVDLGGGTSDFSVIRVSPERAKAVDRGGDILSTAGVHVGGTDFDRLLSMTKVMPELGLGTMTRDGKRHLPVAPYYDLSTWHRINRLYNAQALRDLRGTMREARAPERVDMMIELIEDRLGHRLVGAVEAAKIELSDADATAFAFPVRDRLVETEIDIGDLTRALAASVQRIEDTIAETLKRAGVDIGSIDSLILTGGSTQVPAIAGRLRALFPEAELVRTDVLGSVGLGLAMDAKRKFG; encoded by the coding sequence ATGACCCTCGCTTGCGGCCTCGACTTCGGCACGTCCAATTCGACCATGGGGCGCGTCGGTGCGGATGGGATTCCGCAATTGCTGGCGCTCGAGGATGGCAAGCAGACCATTCCCAGCGTACTGTTCTTTGGCTTCGAGGATGATGCGATCCATTTTGGCCGCGAGGCGGTGGCCGAGTATGTGACAGGTGCCGACGGGCGGCTGATGCGGTCGCTCAAGAGCGTGCTGGGCACGGCGCTGATCGGCGACAGCACGCGGGTGCGGGCGCGCAGCTATGGGTTTATCGAGATCCTGGGCATCTTCATTGCCGAGGTGAAGCGCAGGGCCGAGGCGGAGCTGGGTGAGGCGGTGGACACGGTGGTCTGCGGGCGGCCGGTGCATTTCGTCGATGACGATCCGGTGGCCGATGCCGAGGCGCAGAAGCAGCTCGAAGGCGCGGTGCGGGCGCAGGGCTTTGCCCATGTCGACTTCCAGTTCGAGCCGATCGCGGCGGCGCTCGACTACGAGCGGCAAGTCAATTCGGAGCGGCTGGCGTTGATCGTCGACCTGGGCGGCGGTACGTCGGACTTTTCGGTGATCCGGGTTTCGCCCGAACGGGCAAAGGCGGTGGACCGGGGCGGCGATATCCTGTCGACGGCGGGCGTGCATGTCGGCGGCACCGATTTCGACCGGCTGCTCTCGATGACCAAGGTGATGCCGGAGCTGGGGCTGGGCACCATGACGCGCGACGGCAAGCGGCACCTGCCGGTGGCGCCATACTATGATCTGTCGACCTGGCACCGGATCAACCGGCTCTACAACGCCCAGGCCTTGCGCGACCTGCGCGGCACCATGCGGGAAGCGCGGGCGCCCGAGCGGGTGGACATGATGATCGAGCTGATCGAGGATCGGTTGGGGCACCGGCTGGTCGGCGCGGTCGAGGCGGCCAAGATCGAACTCTCCGATGCCGACGCGACGGCCTTCGCCTTTCCGGTGCGCGACCGGCTGGTCGAAACCGAGATTGATATCGGTGACCTGACACGGGCGCTGGCGGCATCGGTGCAGCGCATCGAGGACACGATCGCCGAAACGCTGAAGCGGGCCGGGGTCGATATCGGCTCCATCGACAGCCTGATCCTGACCGGCGGCTCGACCCAGGTGCCTGCGATTGCCGGGCGGTTGAGGGCGCTGTTTCCGGAGGCGGAACTGGTGCGCACGGACGTGCTGGGAAGCGTGGGCCTTGGTCTGGCGATGGATGCTAAGCGGAAGTTTGGCTGA
- a CDS encoding DUF2147 domain-containing protein, with product MSLTKTIMAVAMTAFIAAPAFAQDLTPVGTWQTTTGESRYTVSYCGDGTELCAKLTWLRDDAKTPENLALLNKYVVRHAKPTAENKWRGTVSYEGQSVNGSVTLVSDDFMSLSGCQLIACRKVEFVRL from the coding sequence ATGAGCTTGACCAAAACCATCATGGCAGTCGCAATGACCGCGTTCATTGCTGCCCCGGCATTCGCCCAGGACCTGACCCCAGTCGGCACCTGGCAGACCACCACCGGCGAGTCGCGCTACACCGTGAGCTATTGCGGCGACGGCACCGAACTCTGCGCCAAGCTGACCTGGTTGCGCGACGACGCCAAGACACCGGAAAACCTGGCCTTGCTCAACAAGTATGTCGTGCGGCACGCCAAGCCGACCGCCGAGAACAAATGGCGTGGTACGGTGAGCTACGAGGGCCAGTCGGTCAACGGTTCGGTTACGCTGGTCAGCGATGACTTCATGTCGCTGTCTGGCTGTCAGTTGATCGCTTGCCGCAAGGTGGAGTTCGTGCGGCTTTAG
- a CDS encoding DNA-packaging protein, translating into MLDEAVETKFYDWRHWSYSQQREPAGDWTTWLFMGGRGCGKTRTGAEWVRQLANDRVSPIALVGETMNEALAIMVRGESGIFAVCPEEERPKLRGHQLIWKNGVEATLMSASDPDRFRGPQFAAAWCDEVAKWPDAEAAWDQLQFGLRLGDRPRQLATTTPRPIALLRRLLADPKTVTSHMKTNDNHAHLAPDFMEAVVGRYRGSILGRQELDGELIEDMPGALWQRGMFRRFEGGEIRRILVAVDPPVTGHERSDACGIIVAGRVGDGAVVLEDRTVRQVAPLDWARRAVAAYEAHGADAIVVEVNQGGDLVQALIAQVDGKVPVRPVRANRGKWLRAEPVAALYGRGLVRHVDGLTELEDEMCAFGMDGRSDGHSPDRVDALVWAVTELLLNESEPRVRRL; encoded by the coding sequence ATGCTGGACGAGGCGGTCGAGACGAAATTCTACGATTGGCGCCACTGGTCATACTCACAGCAACGAGAGCCCGCAGGCGACTGGACAACCTGGCTGTTTATGGGTGGTCGGGGCTGTGGCAAGACAAGGACGGGCGCCGAGTGGGTGCGCCAGCTGGCTAACGATCGGGTATCGCCGATTGCGCTGGTTGGCGAGACGATGAATGAGGCACTGGCCATCATGGTGCGCGGGGAGAGCGGTATTTTCGCCGTTTGCCCCGAGGAGGAACGGCCAAAGCTGCGCGGGCACCAGCTGATCTGGAAGAACGGCGTCGAGGCGACGCTGATGTCGGCGTCCGATCCCGACCGGTTTCGCGGACCACAATTTGCCGCCGCATGGTGTGATGAAGTGGCCAAATGGCCAGATGCGGAGGCGGCGTGGGACCAACTGCAGTTCGGGCTTCGGCTGGGGGACAGGCCAAGGCAGCTGGCCACGACGACACCCCGGCCGATTGCCTTGCTGCGACGCCTGCTGGCCGACCCGAAGACGGTCACCAGCCACATGAAGACCAATGACAACCACGCCCATCTGGCGCCGGACTTTATGGAGGCGGTGGTTGGGCGCTATCGCGGGTCGATCCTGGGGCGGCAGGAGCTGGATGGCGAGCTGATCGAGGATATGCCCGGGGCGCTGTGGCAGCGCGGGATGTTCCGGCGGTTCGAGGGTGGCGAGATCAGGCGCATTCTGGTGGCGGTCGATCCGCCGGTAACGGGGCATGAGCGCTCCGATGCCTGCGGGATTATCGTGGCCGGGCGCGTTGGCGACGGGGCGGTGGTGCTGGAGGATCGGACGGTGAGACAAGTTGCGCCGCTCGATTGGGCGCGGCGGGCGGTGGCGGCCTATGAGGCGCATGGCGCAGACGCCATCGTGGTCGAGGTGAACCAGGGCGGCGATCTGGTGCAGGCGCTGATTGCGCAGGTCGATGGCAAAGTGCCGGTGCGGCCGGTGCGGGCGAACCGGGGCAAGTGGCTGCGGGCGGAACCGGTGGCGGCGCTCTATGGGCGCGGGCTGGTGCGCCATGTGGATGGGCTGACCGAGCTGGAGGACGAGATGTGTGCGTTTGGGATGGACGGGCGCAGTGATGGGCATTCGCCGGACCGGGTGGATGCGCTGGTGTGGGCGGTGACCGAATTGCTGTTGAATGAGAGTGAGCCGCGGGTGCGGAGGCTGTAA
- a CDS encoding GIY-YIG nuclease family protein → MSSDGSYYVGSTQKEPDQRTWEHNERVVEGYTSTRTPVTLVHTEYYERLIDAFAREQQVKKWSRRKKEALIRGDYEGLPDLASRPKRK, encoded by the coding sequence CTGTCTTCAGACGGCTCCTACTATGTGGGTTCGACCCAGAAGGAGCCGGATCAGCGCACATGGGAACACAACGAGCGGGTGGTCGAAGGTTACACCTCGACGCGCACGCCAGTGACATTGGTCCACACCGAATACTACGAGCGTCTCATCGACGCATTCGCGCGCGAACAACAGGTCAAGAAATGGTCTCGGCGGAAGAAGGAAGCCTTGATCAGGGGCGACTATGAGGGGCTGCCCGATTTGGCGAGCAGGCCGAAGCGCAAATAG
- a CDS encoding HK97 family phage prohead protease yields MVGIPIDGEGRFSGYASVFNRVDGGGDIVMPGAFAKSLGKRKDRIRLLFQHDPKEPVGTWDAIGEDSYGLFVAGRLVPDVPRADALRRLIANGALDGLSIGFRTVKATREGGHRKLWQVDLFEVSIVTFPMMEDARIAPSGYSTGAAIAAATQTIRNR; encoded by the coding sequence ATGGTGGGCATTCCCATCGACGGCGAAGGGCGGTTTTCGGGTTATGCCAGCGTGTTCAACCGGGTCGATGGCGGTGGCGACATCGTCATGCCGGGGGCGTTTGCCAAGAGCCTCGGCAAGCGCAAGGATCGGATCCGGCTGTTGTTCCAGCATGACCCCAAGGAGCCGGTCGGCACCTGGGACGCCATCGGCGAGGACAGCTATGGGCTGTTCGTGGCCGGGCGGCTGGTGCCCGATGTGCCGCGGGCCGATGCGCTCAGGCGACTGATAGCGAATGGGGCGCTCGACGGGCTGTCGATCGGCTTCCGTACCGTCAAGGCGACCCGCGAGGGCGGGCATCGCAAGCTGTGGCAGGTCGACCTGTTCGAGGTGTCGATCGTGACCTTTCCCATGATGGAGGACGCGCGCATTGCGCCCTCCGGCTATTCGACCGGCGCCGCCATTGCGGCCGCCACCCAAACCATCCGCAACCGATAG
- a CDS encoding phage portal protein: MPNWISRLMGGGTNTPAEQKSSGHTLLSLSQLGAANWSNRGFVSLCNQGFARNPVVYRCVRLIAEAANRVPLVVSENGRRVDEHPLAALLARPNGRQSGGEMLEAVYAYLQTAGNAYLQAGMVDGEVRGLFCLRPDRMKVVAGADGWPMAYDYTAGGRTVRLRQDEAVPSVLHMALFHPLDDHYGMAPLEAAQTSLDIHNAAGQWNKALLDNAARPSGALVYSAGGGNLTEEQFERLKLELEANFSGAGNAGRPMVLEGGLDWKAMALSPRDMDFIEAKHAAARDIALAFGVPPMLLGIPGDNTYANLAEANRALWRQTLIPLVVRVADDLSNWLSPAFGGATVAPDFDGVEALAEDRAALWSRVGGAEFLSDAEKRAMLGI, from the coding sequence ATGCCGAACTGGATCAGCCGCCTGATGGGTGGCGGAACGAACACGCCTGCGGAACAGAAATCCTCGGGGCATACGCTGCTGAGCCTGAGCCAGCTGGGGGCGGCGAACTGGAGCAATCGGGGGTTTGTCAGCCTCTGCAACCAGGGCTTTGCGCGCAACCCGGTGGTGTATCGCTGTGTGCGGTTGATCGCCGAGGCGGCCAATCGCGTGCCGCTGGTGGTGAGCGAGAACGGGCGCCGGGTGGATGAGCATCCGCTGGCGGCGTTGTTGGCGCGGCCCAATGGGCGGCAATCGGGCGGGGAAATGCTCGAGGCGGTCTATGCCTATCTGCAGACGGCGGGGAATGCCTATCTGCAGGCGGGGATGGTCGATGGCGAGGTGCGCGGGCTGTTTTGCCTCAGGCCAGACCGCATGAAGGTGGTGGCCGGGGCCGATGGCTGGCCCATGGCCTATGACTATACGGCCGGGGGCCGGACGGTGCGGTTGCGGCAGGACGAGGCTGTGCCTTCAGTGCTGCATATGGCGCTGTTTCATCCGCTCGACGATCACTACGGCATGGCGCCGCTTGAAGCCGCGCAGACCAGCCTCGATATCCACAATGCCGCCGGGCAATGGAACAAGGCGCTGCTCGACAATGCGGCGCGGCCATCGGGGGCGCTGGTCTATTCGGCCGGCGGCGGCAACCTGACCGAGGAGCAGTTTGAGCGGCTGAAGCTGGAGCTCGAGGCGAACTTTTCCGGGGCGGGCAATGCCGGGCGGCCGATGGTGCTCGAGGGCGGGCTCGACTGGAAGGCGATGGCGCTCAGCCCGCGCGACATGGATTTCATCGAGGCCAAGCATGCCGCGGCGCGCGATATCGCGCTGGCCTTCGGCGTGCCCCCGATGCTGCTCGGCATACCGGGCGACAATACCTACGCCAACCTGGCCGAGGCCAACCGGGCCCTGTGGCGGCAGACGCTGATCCCGCTGGTGGTGCGGGTGGCGGATGACCTGAGCAATTGGCTGTCGCCGGCGTTTGGCGGGGCGACGGTGGCGCCGGACTTCGATGGGGTGGAGGCGCTGGCGGAGGACCGCGCGGCGCTGTGGTCGCGGGTGGGCGGCGCGGAGTTTCTGAGCGACGCGGAGAAGCGGGCGATGTTGGGGATTTAG